The Deltaproteobacteria bacterium genome segment CTCCTTGACGAAGAGCCCCTTCCCGCCCACCTTCGACAGCGGGACGTCGAGGATCATGTCGCCGGTCGTCTTGATTTTGGTGATCTCCACTTTCCTGCCGGTGCGTCGCTCGACCTCCGCCCGGACGTGCTCCGCCTGCCAGAGGGCGAGGGTGCTCCCCCGGCTGCCGAGCCGGATGATGTCACTGGCTGCCAACGTTTCCTCCTTGTTCGGGGGGGCGCTCCGCCGCTTCCGGCGCCCCTTCCGCTTCCTCTTCCGGGAGGTCGAAGATCTCCCGCACCGCCGTCACCATCTCCATCGGGCTGCGGCCGTCGGTCTCCCGCTTCAATGACGCGATCGGGGAGTGCAGCACCTTGTTGAGGATCGAGGAGGCGAGGGACTCGACCACCTTCCTCGTCTTCGGGTCGGCCGTCCCCAGCGCGGAGAGCGCCTTGGCCACCTCCGCCTGCCGCACCTCGTCGAATTTTCGTCGCAGGGAGACGATCGTCGGGGTGACCTGCTGCGAATCGAGCCAGCGGCGGAAGCCCGCCACTTCGGCGAGCACGATCTCCTCCGCCAGCAAAGCCTCTCGCTGCCGTTCCTCGAGGTTCGTCTCGATCACGTTGTTCAGGTCGTCGATGTCGTAGACGTAGACGTTGTCGATCTCGTTAGCGTCCGGGTCGATGTCGCGCGGCACCGCCATGTCGATGAAGAACATCGGCCGGTTCCTGCGGATCCGGATCACCGCCTCCACGTCTTCCCGCTTCAGGATGAAGTGCGGGGCTCCGGTCGAGGAGAGGATGATGTCGGCGCGCTTCAGGTGGGTGGCCAGCTCCTCGAAGCGCACGGCCGTGCCTTCGAACTCCTCGGCGAGGCGAACGGCGCGCTCGAAGGTCCGGTTCGTCACGAGGATCCCCTTGGCGCCGGCGGAGAGCAGGTGCCGCGCCGCCAGCTCGCACATCTCCCCCGCCCCGATCAGCATCACCGTCTTGTCCGGGAGGTCGCCCAGGATCTTCTTCGCGAGTTCCACGGCGGCGTACGAGACCGAGACGGCGCTGTTCGCGACCCGCGTTTCGGTGCGCACCCGCTTGGCGACCGAGAACGCCTTCGTGAAGAACTTGTCGAGGACCGGCCCGATCGACTTGAACTCGCAGGCGTACCCGTAGGCGTCCTTCACCTGCCCGAGGATCTGCGGCTCCCCGAGCACCATCGAGTCGAGGCTGCTGGAGACGCGGAACAGGTGCCGCACCGCCTCTTCCCCGAGGTAGTGGTAGAGGTGGCCCGACAGCTCGCCGATCGGGACGCCGTGGAACCCGGCGAGAAAATCCTTCACGTGCTCCACACCCTTGTATCCCACTTCCGAAAGGACGCAGACCTCGACGCGGTTGCAGGTGGAGAGGATCACCCCTTCCGAGATGCCGTCGCGCTCCCGCAACCCCCGGAGGGCGTGCCCCACCGTGTCCGCCGGGAACGCCAGGCGCTCCCGGACCTCCACCGGCGCGGTACGGTGGTTCAAGCCGACGATGACGATCTCGCTCATGCGCCGCTTCACCGTTCCATCAGCCGGAAAGGTTCGTGTAGGTGTGCAGACCCGGCAGGAGAAGGTTCACGCCGAGGAAGGTGAACAGGACCGCGCAGAACCCGACGATGGCGAGGATCGCCGCCTTGCGCCCGCGCCAGCCGACGGTCATCCGTCCGTGGAGCAGCGCGGCGTAGAGCAGCCACGTGATGAGGGACCAGACCTCTTTCGGGTCCCAGCTCCAGTAGGAGCCCCAAGCGTACTCCGCCCAGATCGATCCCGTGATGATCCCCAGGGTGAGCAGCGGGAAACCGATCGTCATGCAGCGGTAGTTGATGTCGTCGAGCACGTCGAGCGACGGCAGCCGCTTGAAGATCGCGCCAATTTTTTTCCGCTTCAGCTCCCTCTCCATCAGCAGGTACATGATCGCCGCGCCGAACGCCACGGCGAAGACGGCGTTGCCGAAGAAAAGGAGGATCACGTGGACGGGGAGCCAGTACGAGTTGAGGGCGGGGGCCAGCGCCCGGACCTCGCCGGGCAGGAAAGCCGCGGAGACGCTGAAGGCGAAGGCCAGCGGCGCCACGAACGCGCCGAGCACCCGGAGGTGGTACCTGAGTTCGAAGGCGAGAAAGACGCACACGATCGCGAAGGCGGAGAAGGAGAGCGACTCGAAGAGACTTGTGATCGGGGTGTATCCGGCGACGAAGTAGCGCGCGACGAACCCCGCCCCGTGGAGGATGGCGCCGATCAGCAGCAGCATCCGCCCGAGCTTCGCGCTTCGTTCGTTCAGCGTGAAGATGAAGTGGAGGTACGCCAACGCCCCGACGAGGTAAAAGAGGGCCGTGACCTTGAGCAGAGCCGTGTGCATCGAAATATTGTATCCCATTTTCGAATCAGAAACCGACGCGCGCTCTCTCCCCGCGATCGGTCATTCCCACAGATTCGGGTACCATTTCGTCACGAACCGGGTGGTGAGCCCCGGCCGCCATCCGACACGGTTCCCGACCAGGTCGATGATGGAAATCCCCAACAGCATGGGAAGGAGCATCGTCGACAGGAACACCCTTCCGACCGGGATTCCGCATCCTTTCAGCCCCTCGAACACCCGGATGCCGAACAGGGATCGCATGAGGAAATACAGGACGCAGTACAAGGCGCTCAACGGCATGCAGGTCAGCAAGGTGAGGATCTCGAACGCCCTGTCCGTGGCGGGGGAACGGGAAAACCGGTCCCGCCCGGAACCGGGCCCCTTGTAGGTGTTGACCTCCCCGGGGCGGCACAACTCGAACGCCCATTTCACCATGATGTAGGAGATGACGTAGACGGAAATGGCCGCCACATCCGGTACGGAACGGAAGTACGTCTTCTGGGCCGGCAGATAGACGGCAGGAATCGGCAACGAGCGGATCGAAACTCCCGAATCCCCGGATTTCACGAGAAGTTCGGTTTCGGTGACGTATCGTTCCTTGTTGAGGGCCATGGACTCCACAACCGACAACGGATACAGGCGATAACCGCATTGGGTGTCATCGATGTAGCGGTTGGCCGCGAGGCAGACGTAGAACCTTGCGACCAGCATGGAATTCCTTCGGTGGACCGGAATCGCGTCTTCATCGGCCATCCTCGATCCGACGATGATGGATCCGGGATCGTTCCGATGAGCGTCGAGAAACCGGGGGATGTCCACGGGATCGTGCTGCCCGTCCGAATCCAGCGCAATGACGACTTCGAATCCTCTTTTTCGTGCCTCCGCGAACAGCAGGCGCAAACAGTGGCCCTTCCCGCGGTTTTCCGGCAAACGGATGACGTGCGCGCCGGCCTCCCTCGCGACCCGGGCCGTGTCGTCGGTCGAACCGTCGTCGCAGACGATCACCGCCTCCAGAAAGGCGAGAGCGCCCCGCACCACCGCGCCCACCGTCCCCTCCGCGTTGTAGGCGGGGATGACGACGCAAACCGGACCGGATTCCTTCATGCGCCATCCCCGGGCGCCCGCCGGTCGACTCCCTGTCGGGGAAGATCGGCGTACCGGAGCAGCGAAGGGAGCAGGAAGACGGTGGAGAGTATGCAGAACACCGCTCCGAAGCAGAGCACGACTCCGATGGAGGCCAGCCCGCGGTAATGCGAAGTCACCAGGCTGCCGCACGACGCCACCGTGGTGGCCGCGCAGAGAACGATGCTCCCTCCGGTCCGGCGGAGCGCTTCCGCGCCGCCTCCTCCCGGCCCTGCCCGCCGCGCCTGCATCAGGTAGATCCCATAGTCGACCCCAAACCCGAAGACGAGCGCGATCCCCGCCACGTTGAAGAAGTTGAACGGGATCCCGGCCGCCCCCATCGCTCCCAGGGTGAACAGCGTTCCCGTCATCACCGGGACCATCACAAGCGCCACGATGCGCAGGCGCCGGAAGTGGAGTCCCACGATGATGCAGTTCGCCGCGAAGGACAGGAGGATCGCAAGAACGCTCTCGCGGAGGATGGAGGACCGGATCTCCTCGAAGATCAGGGACGGACCGGTCAGCGCGAAGTCCGGACCCATCGCACGAACGTCTTCCTTCAGCGCGGAAAGCGCCCCCCCTCCCCACCGCTCTCCGGGAGAGGTCAGGTGGGCGGCGATCGCGGTGCGGGAGTCGTTGTAGAAGTAGGACGCACGCGGGTCTTCCGACCGGGCGAGCTCCGGCAGGTCCACCGCCCCTTTCCGGGCGAGAGCGTCGACGATCCCCGCGGCGTACGGGGCAAGATCCTCACCCGGCGCCATTCCCTGCCCCTCCATCTCCCTCCGGACCGCTGTTTCGAGTCCGGGACCGGTGTACCGGCCGGGCAGACCGGCATCGGAGAGAAGATTCCGGGACTCCTTCTGCCGATGCGGAGGCGGGAGCAGCAACGAGGGGGAAGAGAACGTGCCGACCGCTCCGGACCGCCGCCACCGCTCCCCCCGCCGATCGAGGAGGTCGAAATCCTCCGCGAGCCGGGAGGCGTTGTCCGCCCTCGCGACGAGGAAGAGCGGCTCTCCCTTCCTGCCGAGCTTCGCCTCGACCGCCCGCTCGACCTTCCGCACCTCGCTGTTCGCGAGGCCGATCGATTCGACGCCCGCGTCGAACCGGGTCCGGGCGGCTCCGGCAGCGGCCAGCAGCAGGAACACGGAAAAAACGGCGATCACGACACCGCCTCTCCCGTCGACCAGCCGCTCCGCCCACCCCGTCGGTATTCCGCCGGGACGCCCCGAAGCGAGACGCGACCCGGAGCCCCTCGAAAGCAGGGAGAGGAGCGGACAGAACACGAGAAACGTGGAAACCAGGCAGAACAGGATGCCGAACCCCGCCACCACGCCGAGTTCATGGAGGCCCCGAAAACCGGTAACGACTACGGAAAAGAAGGCGACCGCGCTCGTCGCCGCGCTGCTGATAAGCGCTTTCCCCGTGTCGGAGAAGGTGGCCTCCAGCGCCTGCAGCGGCGACCTTCCCCCGCGCAGCTCTCCATCGAACCGGTGGTACGCGAGGATCATGTAATCGACGTACAGTCCGATCAGCATCGCGGCGACGATGCTGGTGACGATGTTCAGCCCCCCGTACAGCAGATAGGCGAACAGGAGGGTCCACGAGAGGGCGGCGAACAGCGTCAGGACGAAAACGCCCAGCACGGCCAGGGGAGGACGAAACGCCAGGTAAACAAGAAGCAGCACGAGGACGAAGGAGGAGGCGAAGGAGATGACCATGTCGCGCCAGATCACGGCGGACGCTTCCGCCGCGTTCGCGTACCCGCCGGCGAGCCTCACCCGGACCGCGTCCCTCCCTCCCTGCGCGGCGGATACCCTGGACGCGATTCCCGCCACTTCCCGGTAAAGGCTCGCCGCGAAGGAGACGTCCCGGGCGGATCCCTTCGGCCGCGCCATCACGAGGGCGAACGTCCGGCCCGCGTCCATGTAGTACCCCGTGGAAAGATCGATCCCCCCCGGAACCGCGCCCCGGAGCAGGCTCCCCTGGAGGATCTCCCTCAAGTTCAGCGGATCCCGTGAAATCAGATCCGCCTCCAGGGGTGAAGCCAGCGGACCGAGGAGCGCCTCCCGGTTCCTCCGGATCTGCCGGCGGATCCCGGCCGGGGTGAGGCGGTCCGAGAGCCGCGCGACTGCCGGCGCATCGAGGTACGCCGGGAAATGCTTCGCGACGAGGCCTCCACCCGAGCGGAAGAGATTGTAATCGACCGATGCGACCCGGGAGGAGGCGGAGAGCTCCTCCCCGATGGCATCCACGGCCGCGACGAGGGCCTCCGGCGACGGATCCCGGGAGGAGACCACCAGGACCAGGCCGTCCATCATCCCGAAATCGTCGAGGAACCCGCGGAACGCGTGGATCGTCGGGTTCCCCTCCGGCAGAACGTCCAGCAGGTCCGTCCGGACCGGCATCCGCGCAATGATCCCGCCGGAAACGGCGGCGGCGAGCAGAAAGGCGACAGCGATCTTCCCCGGTCGGGCGTCGGTCATGCGAGCCAGGCGCAGAAGGAACCGGGTCGTCATTCAGGAAGGCTTTCGCGCGATGGTGGTTTTGCTCGCCCCGGGGAGGAGGAACCTCCCGCCGCTTCCTGCGAATAGGCCGCGGGCGAGCGCACCGAACAGCATGGTGGCCATTCGCGGCCCGATCCGGGGGGGGATCGTGTTGCGGCCCGGGAACGTCCGTATCTTCCCGAAGCCCGCCTCGGCGAGCATCACCGTGAGCACGCGGGGCGGAAAGTCGAAGAGATGAAAGGGGGGATCGTACAACCCGTCTCCCAATCCGAAAGGGGAAAGCAGCCGGACGATCGGCGTGGTGTCGGGAACCCGCACCAGGAGCACCCCGCCCGGTTCGAGGAGCGCGAACACCTTTCTCAACGCGGACATCGGATCGAAGAGGTGTTCCAACACGTAAAACATGGTGATCGCGCGGTATGCCGCGCCCGAACGGGAAAATTCATCGAGGGTTCCCAAGTGGACGGGAATGCCTTTCGCCGAGGTGGCGGCAACCGTCATCGGGGACGGGTCGACCCCTTCCGCGTCCCACCCCCGATCCCGCATCAACGAGACGAATCCACCGTACCCGCACCCCACATCCAGGAGGCGGTGTGGACCGGACCCGTCCCACAATGCATCGAGGTGGTCGGCCGCTTCCCGAAAGATCTTCGCCATGAGGTGATTCCAGCCCGCCTCGTTCCCGCCGTGCCGGGCATGATACTCCCCGTAGAGCCCGGGGAGATCCTCCTCCGGTGGCTTCGGATGAACGTATACCAACCCGCATCCGCCGCAACGGACGATGGGATATCCCTTCTGGATCGCGACGGGTTGCGGCGCATCCCGGCCGCAAAGGATGCATGGGGTGAAGAACGTCTCCGGCACCTTATTGAACCCGCATCACAGGGAGCTAAGCGTTGAGTCCGCCCGCCGCTTCGGGGTTCCCTGCCGATTGGGACTTCACGTATTCCGCGATGGTATCGATGGATACCAGCACCTTCACCGCCAGCGCGCGATCCTCGATCGCGACGCCGAACTCCTTCTGGATGCCGAGCACCAGTTCCAGCGCGTCGATCGAGTCGAGTCCGAGGCTGCCGGTCCCGAACAGCGGCGCATCATCGTCGATCTTCTCGACCGCCGTGGAGAGATTCAGACGAACGGCCAGGATTTCCCGGATCTTCCTTTTTGTTTCATCCACTTCCAGAGCGTTTCCTCCTTCTTTCCCGTCGATGAACCCGGAGGGAATGCATTCCCGGCAATCTTTTTATCATAAGACGCGAAGCCGCTCGGGGCAACGGAAAAGTATTGTGGGACGGAGGACAACCAATCCCGTGATTCCAAGGAAAAAACGTCGTTCCGTCGACACCTCGAACCGGTTCTCCCGGAAGATTCCCCGCAACCGATTCCGGGCCGGGAAGGCGCGAAGGCTCTCCGCGACATACCCGTGGATCTCCGGCGTCCCGTGCAGGAGGAGCCCCCAGAGTCCGCACCAGCTCCGCAGCAGAAAGTACTGCAGCTGCCGGAGACGGTAACTTTCCGGATTGGAAAAGTCGAGGAACGCCGCCACGCCGCCGGGTGAAAGCACCCGGTGGACCTCGGCGATGGCTTTCCGAAGGTCGGGCGCGTTGCGAAGGGCGTAGCTCCCGGTCACAACATCGATGGAACCGTCGGGGAACGGGAGGTTGCACAGGTCGCCCTGCTCGAACCGGACGTTCGCGAACCGGTTGCGCTCTCGCGCGATCGCCAGCATCGGCGCGGAGAGATCCACCCCCGTAACGACCCCTTCGGGATAGCGTCCCGCGAGGAGAAAGGCCACGTCGCCGGTTCCGCAGGCAAGGTCCAGGCAAACAGGCGATGGGATGCCCGGCAGGGCGTCGACAAGGGCCCGCTTCCACGCCGCGTCCCGCCCGAGGGACATCATGCGTGTCGCCAAGTCGTATCGCGGCGCCGCCTCGGCGAAGTGGCGTTCGTTGTACGCCCGTTTCCTTTCCGGGACGTCGAGCCACTCCCGCGCCTTGAGGCGGAACCGCCCGCTCACGGCTTCCCCTCCCGGTTTCCTCCCGGAAGGTATCGCCACATCGCCCCGCCGTCGAGGGAGCGGAACAACTCGTCATACGCCGCCAGCGCCCGTCGGCTCTCCTCCTGGTTCACCCGGACCGCCTTCGCCGCGAAATCGTAGCACCACCGGCACGCCTCGCACTCCGCGTCGCGGCACCCCTTTTCCCGGAACCGCTCCATGAACCCGTCGAGCGCCCGGTTGTCGACAACCACCGGAGGCTCCCCCGTCACCGGACGGGTCATGTGCCGCAGGTCCGCCAGCCGCTTCAGCAGGAGCATCCGGGCCGGGTTGACCAGCACGGGTCGAAGGAGGAACCTTCGCTGCCACCCGATCCCCTTCCGGTAATACCGTTCGCTCCCGTTCACCTCCTGCAAGGCATACGGCTGGACCAGGTCGAGGAGATTGCCGTCGTACCGGCGTGCCGCATAGGCCCGGACCCTGTTCACCAGCACCGGCGTGGGAAGGTCCCGTTCCGTCACCTTGAACAGGTCGTACCCCATTTCTTCGTACAGCCCGAGGTCCTCCGGCCGGATCCACTCCGATCGGATGTAGTTCACCGGGTCGCGCAGCTTCATCTCCGTGCACCGCAGGAAGCACCAGTCGATGAAGAAGCCGCGGTTTCCGTGCCACTCCTGCCCCGCATGGGCCAGGGCGTTCATGTGGGCCGGGGAGAAGGCGCACGAGGAGAGGCAATTATTGTTCACCAGCAGCTCGAGGTCGCATTTCACCGCTTCGCGGATCCTCGCCAAGGTCGAAAACTCCCGGTTCACGAGGAGGCTGTCGAGGACGATCCCGTCCGCGCCCATCTCCTCCCACATCCGTGCCTTCCGCACGTGGTCCACGCCTGCGAAAACGGAGATCCGGACCTTGAGCTCCGGGTAGCGCGTCTTGACGATCCGGAGAAGAAACGGGGAGGACACGGTGACCGTCTCCACGCCGATGCCGCAAAGCCATCCGCAGAGGCCCTCGATCTCCGCCTGCCCCGCGCGCGTGATCTCCCGGTTGCCGAGACAGGACGCGTTGAGGAGATAGTTGAAGGAGATCCCCGCCACCCTTGCCTCGCGGACATGCGCCGCGACCCGCTTCCGGGACACCGGCGCGAGCTGGTAGGGGGCGCGCCCGCCGCCGACGGCGTCCTCCCGCAACTTGCCGAACAGCTCGACGACCGGGTACCCCCGGAGCGCATCGACCAGCGCGGGGTCGAAATTCGTGGCGACGGAGAGCCTCATCCCAGCGGCAGGGGGACCGCTTCGGAGGCCGCAACCCGGGCGGCATCCGGAGCGAAGACCGCATCGAGGGTCGCCATTTCCACGGTCAGCCCGGGTCCGAACGCGACCGCGCAGACACGCTCCCGTCCTTTCGCGGAGGAACGCTTGAGGATCTCCTCCAGGACGAAGAGGATGGTGGCGCTGCTCATGTTCCCGCACCGGCGCAGCACCTCGCGGGAAGCGCTCACCTGGTCGGCGGAAAGCCCGAGGGTCCTCTGCACCTGGTCAACGATCGACTTCCCCCCGGGATGGACCGCCCACGTGTCGACGTCGGACAGGGACAGCCCCCCGGCGGCCAGTGCGGGACCGACCAACTCGCGGATGTTCGAGCCGATGAGCTTCGGCACGTAACTCGACAGGGCGATGTCGAACCCCTGGTCGCCGATCCGCCACGTCATGTCCTGCTCGCCGGCGGGAACCAGCGCGGAACGGAATCCGTCCAGCCGGTATGCGGGCACACCGGGTTCCGGTTCCCGGGCGGAAATGATCGCGGCCCCCGCCCCGTCGGCGAAGAGCGAGTTCGCCAGAAGATTGTCCTCCGATCCGTTCAACTGGAGGTGGAGGCTGCACAGCTCGAGGCACATCACGAGGATCACGGCGGACGGGTCCGCCGCGCAGAACTGGGCGGCCATCCGCAAGGCGGGGAAGGCGGCATAGCACCCCATGAAGCCGAGGTGGTACCGCTGCGTCGCGTCGGACATCCCCAGCTCTCGCACGATGAAGTAGTCGGGGCCCGGGTTGTAGAACCCGGTGCACGACACGGTCACGACGTGCGTCACGTCGGCGGGAGTGACACCGGGACAGTTCCCGATCACCTTCCGGGCCAACGCCACCGACATCGCACGGGACTCGGTCGAAAAGATGTCGTTGCGGGCGGCGGTCCCGGGGCCTCGAAGCGCTCCATCCGCGTCGCGCCGAAAGAAGGCGCCCTCCCCCTCCCCGTCGTAGTTGCGAAGGACGGAGTGGCGGCGCTCGATCCCCGAGTGCCGGTACACGGCGCGCACCAGGCGCCGCTCCCGGTCGTCGCGAGCCCACTCCTGCATCTTCACCATCGCCTCCTCCTGGGCGAAGGAGAAATCGGGGAGCAGCGTGTCGATCCGGTGGATCCAGGCGGTCATGGGATGCCTCCGTCTATTCCATTTGGATGCGTCTCAATGGGATCGCGAAACGGTCAGGACAAAGGTGGTCTTGACGGAGACCTTGTCGCCGACCCGGATGATGCCGAGGACGGAGGGGGCTTTCAGATCGAACTCCCCGAGCGACACGGGGAATTCGAGGTCGCCTGCCTGCCCGCGGCGTCGCGAGCGAGGACCGCTTCAAAGGGCAGGCAACGCACGGAGCCAGGAACGTCATGCAGGGTGGACGTGACGAGGAAAGCGACGTCACATGCCCCAAGGATCCTTGCCGGAACGGGCGCCTCCGCCGGAGCGGCCCAGGCGTAGGAAGAAGAGAAAACGGCAACCAGCGTCGCCAGCAATCGTCCCGTACGGATTTTCATCCCGGGTCACCCCTTCTCCCCTATTCTATTATAGTGATGCCTCTCCTCATTCATGTGGATACGGTAACGGTGGCGTCGTTCTCCTTGCGTGATCCGCCGTCCGATGCGCCTTCTCATTGGATGCGGAAATCATGAAAGGGAGTCCTGGAATGATGATCTCCCTCGCCTGGGTGGCCCCGGCTTTCATTATCCTCCGGGTGCGCCATAGAACGCGCGCAAGGTACGGTATTCCTCGTTAAGACATTTTTTCTTGACGGGAGGAGACCATATGGAGGTTAAATATTCCGGTCATGACCCGAAATGATATCGCGTTGATCACCGGCGGCAGCAAGGGGATCGGGGCCGCCATCGCCCGTGCCCTGGCGCGGGATGGTTTCGACATCTGGCTCAACTATCGATCGGACCACGAAGCGGCGAAGGAAGTCGCCCGGCAGGTCGGCGAGTTGGGGAGGTCCTGCAAGCTCCTCCCCTTCGATGTCGCCGATTCCGGCTCGGTGAAAAGCGCCCTCGCCCCGGTGCTCGAAACGGAGTGTCCCCAGGTCCTCGTCAACAACGCCGGCTTCAGCAGGGACGGTCTATTGGTCTGGATGGAAGAACCGGAATGGAAGGAAACCCTTTCCGTCCACCTGGACGGTTTTTTCTTCGTCACGAAGATGGTTTTGTTCGGAATGTTGAAGAGAAGATCCGGACGGATCATCAACATCGTCTCCACTTCAGGACAAAGCGGCGTGGCGGGTCAGACGAACTACTCGGCGGCCAAGGCGGGGCTGATCGGCGCGACCAAGTCGCTGGCCCTGGAGGTCGCCAAAAGGAACATCCTGGTCAACGCCGTTTCCCCCGGATTCATCGAAACGAACATGACCGCCGGACTTCCCCTCGACCGGATCCTGCCGTTGATCCCGTTGGGGCGGATGGGGAAACCGGAAGAAGTGGCGGAGGTGGTCGGCTTTCTCGCGTCGGGAAAGGCCTCCTATATCACCGGGCAGGTTTTCTCGGTAAACGGCGGCGTCTATCTGTAGCCCATCCTGCCCATGAGACCCG includes the following:
- the hemA gene encoding glutamyl-tRNA reductase translates to MSEIVIVGLNHRTAPVEVRERLAFPADTVGHALRGLRERDGISEGVILSTCNRVEVCVLSEVGYKGVEHVKDFLAGFHGVPIGELSGHLYHYLGEEAVRHLFRVSSSLDSMVLGEPQILGQVKDAYGYACEFKSIGPVLDKFFTKAFSVAKRVRTETRVANSAVSVSYAAVELAKKILGDLPDKTVMLIGAGEMCELAARHLLSAGAKGILVTNRTFERAVRLAEEFEGTAVRFEELATHLKRADIILSSTGAPHFILKREDVEAVIRIRRNRPMFFIDMAVPRDIDPDANEIDNVYVYDIDDLNNVIETNLEERQREALLAEEIVLAEVAGFRRWLDSQQVTPTIVSLRRKFDEVRQAEVAKALSALGTADPKTRKVVESLASSILNKVLHSPIASLKRETDGRSPMEMVTAVREIFDLPEEEAEGAPEAAERPPEQGGNVGSQ
- the ccsB gene encoding c-type cytochrome biogenesis protein CcsB, whose product is MHTALLKVTALFYLVGALAYLHFIFTLNERSAKLGRMLLLIGAILHGAGFVARYFVAGYTPITSLFESLSFSAFAIVCVFLAFELRYHLRVLGAFVAPLAFAFSVSAAFLPGEVRALAPALNSYWLPVHVILLFFGNAVFAVAFGAAIMYLLMERELKRKKIGAIFKRLPSLDVLDDINYRCMTIGFPLLTLGIITGSIWAEYAWGSYWSWDPKEVWSLITWLLYAALLHGRMTVGWRGRKAAILAIVGFCAVLFTFLGVNLLLPGLHTYTNLSG
- a CDS encoding glycosyltransferase family 2 protein; this translates as MKESGPVCVVIPAYNAEGTVGAVVRGALAFLEAVIVCDDGSTDDTARVAREAGAHVIRLPENRGKGHCLRLLFAEARKRGFEVVIALDSDGQHDPVDIPRFLDAHRNDPGSIIVGSRMADEDAIPVHRRNSMLVARFYVCLAANRYIDDTQCGYRLYPLSVVESMALNKERYVTETELLVKSGDSGVSIRSLPIPAVYLPAQKTYFRSVPDVAAISVYVISYIMVKWAFELCRPGEVNTYKGPGSGRDRFSRSPATDRAFEILTLLTCMPLSALYCVLYFLMRSLFGIRVFEGLKGCGIPVGRVFLSTMLLPMLLGISIIDLVGNRVGWRPGLTTRFVTKWYPNLWE
- a CDS encoding MMPL family transporter, translating into MTTRFLLRLARMTDARPGKIAVAFLLAAAVSGGIIARMPVRTDLLDVLPEGNPTIHAFRGFLDDFGMMDGLVLVVSSRDPSPEALVAAVDAIGEELSASSRVASVDYNLFRSGGGLVAKHFPAYLDAPAVARLSDRLTPAGIRRQIRRNREALLGPLASPLEADLISRDPLNLREILQGSLLRGAVPGGIDLSTGYYMDAGRTFALVMARPKGSARDVSFAASLYREVAGIASRVSAAQGGRDAVRVRLAGGYANAAEASAVIWRDMVISFASSFVLVLLLVYLAFRPPLAVLGVFVLTLFAALSWTLLFAYLLYGGLNIVTSIVAAMLIGLYVDYMILAYHRFDGELRGGRSPLQALEATFSDTGKALISSAATSAVAFFSVVVTGFRGLHELGVVAGFGILFCLVSTFLVFCPLLSLLSRGSGSRLASGRPGGIPTGWAERLVDGRGGVVIAVFSVFLLLAAAGAARTRFDAGVESIGLANSEVRKVERAVEAKLGRKGEPLFLVARADNASRLAEDFDLLDRRGERWRRSGAVGTFSSPSLLLPPPHRQKESRNLLSDAGLPGRYTGPGLETAVRREMEGQGMAPGEDLAPYAAGIVDALARKGAVDLPELARSEDPRASYFYNDSRTAIAAHLTSPGERWGGGALSALKEDVRAMGPDFALTGPSLIFEEIRSSILRESVLAILLSFAANCIIVGLHFRRLRIVALVMVPVMTGTLFTLGAMGAAGIPFNFFNVAGIALVFGFGVDYGIYLMQARRAGPGGGGAEALRRTGGSIVLCAATTVASCGSLVTSHYRGLASIGVVLCFGAVFCILSTVFLLPSLLRYADLPRQGVDRRAPGDGA
- a CDS encoding class I SAM-dependent methyltransferase codes for the protein MPETFFTPCILCGRDAPQPVAIQKGYPIVRCGGCGLVYVHPKPPEEDLPGLYGEYHARHGGNEAGWNHLMAKIFREAADHLDALWDGSGPHRLLDVGCGYGGFVSLMRDRGWDAEGVDPSPMTVAATSAKGIPVHLGTLDEFSRSGAAYRAITMFYVLEHLFDPMSALRKVFALLEPGGVLLVRVPDTTPIVRLLSPFGLGDGLYDPPFHLFDFPPRVLTVMLAEAGFGKIRTFPGRNTIPPRIGPRMATMLFGALARGLFAGSGGRFLLPGASKTTIARKPS
- a CDS encoding phosphopantetheine-binding protein, with amino-acid sequence MDETKRKIREILAVRLNLSTAVEKIDDDAPLFGTGSLGLDSIDALELVLGIQKEFGVAIEDRALAVKVLVSIDTIAEYVKSQSAGNPEAAGGLNA
- a CDS encoding ubiquinone/menaquinone biosynthesis methyltransferase produces the protein MSGRFRLKAREWLDVPERKRAYNERHFAEAAPRYDLATRMMSLGRDAAWKRALVDALPGIPSPVCLDLACGTGDVAFLLAGRYPEGVVTGVDLSAPMLAIARERNRFANVRFEQGDLCNLPFPDGSIDVVTGSYALRNAPDLRKAIAEVHRVLSPGGVAAFLDFSNPESYRLRQLQYFLLRSWCGLWGLLLHGTPEIHGYVAESLRAFPARNRLRGIFRENRFEVSTERRFFLGITGLVVLRPTILFRCPERLRVL
- a CDS encoding U32 family peptidase, translated to MRLSVATNFDPALVDALRGYPVVELFGKLREDAVGGGRAPYQLAPVSRKRVAAHVREARVAGISFNYLLNASCLGNREITRAGQAEIEGLCGWLCGIGVETVTVSSPFLLRIVKTRYPELKVRISVFAGVDHVRKARMWEEMGADGIVLDSLLVNREFSTLARIREAVKCDLELLVNNNCLSSCAFSPAHMNALAHAGQEWHGNRGFFIDWCFLRCTEMKLRDPVNYIRSEWIRPEDLGLYEEMGYDLFKVTERDLPTPVLVNRVRAYAARRYDGNLLDLVQPYALQEVNGSERYYRKGIGWQRRFLLRPVLVNPARMLLLKRLADLRHMTRPVTGEPPVVVDNRALDGFMERFREKGCRDAECEACRWCYDFAAKAVRVNQEESRRALAAYDELFRSLDGGAMWRYLPGGNREGKP
- a CDS encoding type III polyketide synthase — its product is MTAWIHRIDTLLPDFSFAQEEAMVKMQEWARDDRERRLVRAVYRHSGIERRHSVLRNYDGEGEGAFFRRDADGALRGPGTAARNDIFSTESRAMSVALARKVIGNCPGVTPADVTHVVTVSCTGFYNPGPDYFIVRELGMSDATQRYHLGFMGCYAAFPALRMAAQFCAADPSAVILVMCLELCSLHLQLNGSEDNLLANSLFADGAGAAIISAREPEPGVPAYRLDGFRSALVPAGEQDMTWRIGDQGFDIALSSYVPKLIGSNIRELVGPALAAGGLSLSDVDTWAVHPGGKSIVDQVQRTLGLSADQVSASREVLRRCGNMSSATILFVLEEILKRSSAKGRERVCAVAFGPGLTVEMATLDAVFAPDAARVAASEAVPLPLG